The Chitinophagales bacterium genome contains a region encoding:
- a CDS encoding acetyl-CoA C-acyltransferase — MNTVYVIDAIRTPIGKYGGALSSVRPDDLAATVIKSIIERNPNIDTDLIEDVILGDANQAGEDNRNVARMALLLAGLPVHIAGSTVNRLCASGLDAIINASRAIRCGDGDVYLAGGVESMSRAPFVMAKSETPFDRKPEVFDTTIGWRFINKNLADKYYPFSMGQTAENIAKKWKIKREEQDEFAFHSSSKYEKAFEKEKFKEEIVPVYVRINKEEEIFVIKDEQPRLPSLEKLAALKPAFMENGTVTAGNSSGINDGAAMLLLASENAVKRFNLMPMARIVGSAVAGVEPEFMGIGPVPATQKALKRANVDLEDIDLVELNEAFASQSIACIRELDLNPKKVNVNGGAIAIGHPLGCSGARISTTLLHEMKRNKAKYGLATMCVGVGQGASVIYEGIDL, encoded by the coding sequence ATGAATACCGTATATGTTATTGATGCTATTCGGACCCCTATAGGAAAATACGGAGGCGCTTTAAGTTCTGTTCGTCCTGACGATCTTGCTGCTACCGTTATTAAATCTATTATAGAACGGAATCCTAATATAGATACAGACCTTATCGAAGATGTAATATTGGGCGATGCCAACCAGGCTGGTGAAGACAACCGTAATGTAGCAAGGATGGCGCTTCTCCTGGCTGGATTACCTGTACATATTGCTGGTTCCACAGTAAACAGGTTGTGCGCTTCCGGACTTGATGCAATAATAAATGCAAGCCGGGCTATTCGCTGTGGTGATGGAGATGTGTATTTAGCAGGAGGTGTTGAAAGTATGAGCCGCGCTCCTTTTGTAATGGCGAAATCAGAAACTCCTTTTGATAGAAAGCCCGAGGTTTTTGACACCACCATTGGCTGGCGCTTTATAAATAAAAATCTGGCCGACAAATATTACCCTTTTTCCATGGGTCAAACAGCTGAAAATATTGCTAAGAAATGGAAAATTAAAAGGGAGGAACAGGATGAATTTGCTTTCCATTCATCATCAAAATATGAAAAGGCTTTTGAGAAGGAAAAATTTAAAGAAGAAATAGTTCCTGTTTATGTCAGAATAAATAAAGAGGAGGAAATTTTTGTTATAAAAGATGAGCAACCACGTCTTCCATCCCTGGAAAAGCTTGCAGCTTTAAAACCCGCCTTTATGGAAAATGGAACTGTTACGGCGGGTAATTCTTCCGGCATAAATGATGGAGCTGCCATGCTGCTGCTCGCTTCTGAAAATGCAGTAAAAAGATTTAATTTGATGCCTATGGCCCGAATAGTGGGCAGTGCAGTAGCCGGAGTGGAGCCCGAATTTATGGGCATTGGGCCTGTTCCTGCCACACAAAAAGCGTTGAAACGGGCGAATGTTGATTTGGAGGATATTGACCTTGTTGAGCTAAATGAAGCTTTTGCCTCTCAATCTATTGCATGCATCCGGGAGTTGGATTTAAATCCAAAGAAGGTTAACGTGAATGGAGGTGCCATAGCAATTGGCCATCCATTAGGCTGCAGCGGTGCAAGAATTTCCACCACTTTGCTTCATGAAATGAAGCGTAATAAAGCTAAATATGGATTGGCGACCATGTGTGTAGGTGTTGGGCAGGGTGCATCTGTTATTTATGAAGGCATTGATCTATAG